In Euphorbia lathyris chromosome 10, ddEupLath1.1, whole genome shotgun sequence, a single genomic region encodes these proteins:
- the LOC136208429 gene encoding IAA-alanine resistance protein 1 isoform X2, whose translation MDIFFFKSRNRTFLPLCVALLISLDLCFGSGFCAQHVHDDSHAHHHHDCDNGHDHSHHHDHEFHRIESKLPEELAEEEDMKLYGFSNYLHHHHHHSHTHTHDHDLTLTGLGLWLHALGCSLLVSLASLVCLIILPIIFIQGKPSKAVVDSLALFGAGAMLGDAFLHQLPHAFGGEHSHSHDDTDHSHNSHSHSLKDLSVGLSILAGIVLFLLVEKVVRYVEANSSGAHAWGHGHHHHHLHNSSKKLKDDDNVNDVTLSHSSNKTEGKASDEISDDSLNGDVLSENESLLRKHNFTDGMALGSAFLLYGSVGGWSRTLFLLAHELPQEIGDFGILIRSGFSASKALFFNFLSALLALAGTALALLWGQDPGQSSLIEGFTAGGFIYIAVAGVLAEMNNGSSTIKSSAAQIISLMLGMAVALCISLVE comes from the exons atggatATCTTCTTTTTTAAGAGCCGCAATCGGACCTTCTTGCCTTTGTGTGTGGCTTTACTGATCTCCCTAGATCTGTGCTTTGGTAGTGGATTCTGTGCTCAGCATGTTCACGACGATTCCCATGCTCACCATCATCATGACTGTGATAATGGACATGACCATTCTCATCATCATGACCATGAATTTCACCGGATTGAGTCCAAGTTGCCGGAAGAATTGGCGGAAGAGGAGGATATGAAGCTCTATGGGTTTAGTAACTACCTGCATCACCATCACCATCACAGTCACACTCACACTCATGACCATGATTTGACTCTCACTGGTCTAG GTCTTTGGTTACATGCCTTGGGCTGCTCACTTTTGGTGAGTTTGGCTTCCCTTGTCTGCCTGATCATCTTGCCAATCATATTTA TACAAGGAAAACCATCAAAGGCAGTTGTTGATTCACTCGCTCTATTTGGG GCTGGAGCTATGCTAGGGGATGCTTTTCTTCATCAATTACCACACGCATTTG GCGGAGAGCACTCCCATTCTCATGACGACACTGACCACTCTCATAATTCACATTCTCATTCTTTGAAAGATCTTTCAGTTGGATTGTCCATATTGG CTGGCATTGTACTTTTTCTTCTTGTTGAGAAGGTGGTCAGATATGTTGAAGCTAACTCTTCTGGAGCTCATGCATGGGGTCATGGTCATCACCATCATCATCTTCACAATAGTAGTAAGAAATTGAAAGATGATGATAATGTGAATGATGTGACGCTGTCACATTCTTCCAACAAAACCGAAGGAAAAGCATCAGATGAAATCTCAGATGACTCTTTGAATGGGGATGTTTTATCTGAAAATGAATCTCTTCTTCGGAAG CACAACTTTACAGACGGAATGGCTTTAGGAAGTGCATTTCTGCTCTACGGATCTGTTGGAGGGTGGTCTAGAACTTTATTTTTGCTTGCGCATGAGCTTCCTCAGGAG ATAGGAGATTTTGGCATTCTAATAAGGTCCGGTTTTAGCGCTTCTAAAGCCCTCTTTTTCAATTTCCTCTCAGCATTGCTAGCGCTAGCAGGAACTGCATTG GCTTTGCTCTGGGGACAAGATCCAGGACAATCATCTCTGATCGAG GGATTTACAGCAGGTGGATTCATATACATTGCTGTAGCTGGAGTTCTTGCAGAAATGAATAACGGCAGCTCAACCATTAAGAGTTCAGCAGCCCAGATCATATCGTTGATGCTTGGCATGGCTGTTGCCCTTTGTATTTCACTTGTAGAATGA
- the LOC136208429 gene encoding IAA-alanine resistance protein 1 isoform X1 yields the protein MDIFFFKSRNRTFLPLCVALLISLDLCFGSGFCAQHVHDDSHAHHHHDCDNGHDHSHHHDHEFHRIESKLPEELAEEEDMKLYGFSNYLHHHHHHSHTHTHDHDLTLTGLGLWLHALGCSLLVSLASLVCLIILPIIFIQGKPSKAVVDSLALFGAGAMLGDAFLHQLPHAFGGEHSHSHDDTDHSHNSHSHSLKDLSVGLSILAGIVLFLLVEKVVRYVEANSSGAHAWGHGHHHHHLHNSSKKLKDDDNVNDVTLSHSSNKTEGKASDEISDDSLNGDVLSENESLLRKRKTTVDDNNDTSVIYASDFSSNASKTLNKKETFQAPSNLVFGYLNLFSDGVHNFTDGMALGSAFLLYGSVGGWSRTLFLLAHELPQEIGDFGILIRSGFSASKALFFNFLSALLALAGTALALLWGQDPGQSSLIEGFTAGGFIYIAVAGVLAEMNNGSSTIKSSAAQIISLMLGMAVALCISLVE from the exons atggatATCTTCTTTTTTAAGAGCCGCAATCGGACCTTCTTGCCTTTGTGTGTGGCTTTACTGATCTCCCTAGATCTGTGCTTTGGTAGTGGATTCTGTGCTCAGCATGTTCACGACGATTCCCATGCTCACCATCATCATGACTGTGATAATGGACATGACCATTCTCATCATCATGACCATGAATTTCACCGGATTGAGTCCAAGTTGCCGGAAGAATTGGCGGAAGAGGAGGATATGAAGCTCTATGGGTTTAGTAACTACCTGCATCACCATCACCATCACAGTCACACTCACACTCATGACCATGATTTGACTCTCACTGGTCTAG GTCTTTGGTTACATGCCTTGGGCTGCTCACTTTTGGTGAGTTTGGCTTCCCTTGTCTGCCTGATCATCTTGCCAATCATATTTA TACAAGGAAAACCATCAAAGGCAGTTGTTGATTCACTCGCTCTATTTGGG GCTGGAGCTATGCTAGGGGATGCTTTTCTTCATCAATTACCACACGCATTTG GCGGAGAGCACTCCCATTCTCATGACGACACTGACCACTCTCATAATTCACATTCTCATTCTTTGAAAGATCTTTCAGTTGGATTGTCCATATTGG CTGGCATTGTACTTTTTCTTCTTGTTGAGAAGGTGGTCAGATATGTTGAAGCTAACTCTTCTGGAGCTCATGCATGGGGTCATGGTCATCACCATCATCATCTTCACAATAGTAGTAAGAAATTGAAAGATGATGATAATGTGAATGATGTGACGCTGTCACATTCTTCCAACAAAACCGAAGGAAAAGCATCAGATGAAATCTCAGATGACTCTTTGAATGGGGATGTTTTATCTGAAAATGAATCTCTTCTTCGGAAG AGGAAGACTACAGTCGATGACAACAATGATACATCAGTAATTTACGCTTCAGATTTCTCTTCTAACGCTAGCAAGACATTGAACAAAAAGGAAACTTTTCAGGCACCATCAAATCTGGTGTTCGGTTATCTCAATCTGTTTTCTGATGGTGTT CACAACTTTACAGACGGAATGGCTTTAGGAAGTGCATTTCTGCTCTACGGATCTGTTGGAGGGTGGTCTAGAACTTTATTTTTGCTTGCGCATGAGCTTCCTCAGGAG ATAGGAGATTTTGGCATTCTAATAAGGTCCGGTTTTAGCGCTTCTAAAGCCCTCTTTTTCAATTTCCTCTCAGCATTGCTAGCGCTAGCAGGAACTGCATTG GCTTTGCTCTGGGGACAAGATCCAGGACAATCATCTCTGATCGAG GGATTTACAGCAGGTGGATTCATATACATTGCTGTAGCTGGAGTTCTTGCAGAAATGAATAACGGCAGCTCAACCATTAAGAGTTCAGCAGCCCAGATCATATCGTTGATGCTTGGCATGGCTGTTGCCCTTTGTATTTCACTTGTAGAATGA